The region GGTGGAAGGCCTTCAGAATTTCCTTCAATTTGGAGACCAAACTCCCAGAAAACTTTGCTTGAAGCATCAACAATGAGCTTTTCAAGCTCTCTAAACCTTGTGCAAATGTCCACTCCAgcttcaccatcaaagatttcCATGATTTGGGGTTTGAGTTTCTGCATTGATTCAAACATGTCTAACAACTTGAACAACTTCTGAGGCTCCTTGCTGCTTCTGGCAACACCTTCTCCGAACCGAAAAAACACAGCCATGATCTTGTCTGAAATTTTCACGAAGCACTCAGGCCAGACTAGTCCTTCCATAGTTTCACCCAAGACCCTCTCACAGAGTTTCTTTTCTGAGAGGAGGACCTTGTTAGCAGCAACTCCAAGGTGTTGGATCCAAAGGGTTATTGCGGTCTCTAAGCTTTCCCACTCCATTTCATCGATTCCTTCTGGTGTGTATGTTCTCAGGTAATCAGGGCTTAGCTTCATCAATGCTTTTGCAGCCCTTCTATATCTCCCCTATTGAATCAATCAACACAAAATGATGAGTATAAATGGACAATTGCAAGTTTTAATTAAACACTAGTAGTCATTATCTAAATGTTTGGATTAGATTAAGCAGCTTGTTAAGTACCTTAGATCACTACTGAAATTATAATCAAGAAATTGAAGTATCTAATATATTAAGAATTTTAAAAGCTGCACTTTCCCATGAAATTTCTTTTACTCCTTCAATACTGATTCGTTTGCGTTTTTATTATTAGTGCTCTCTTAGAATTTCGACTATGATTATTTTGAACAAAAATTAGTTATTGCTAATCCAAAGAGATGTCATGGAGTAAAATGATGTTTATACACATGTCAtgggaaaagaagagaaaaatatgaAGAGATAAGTTTGATTTATCATATATTGCATGTTCGGATCAGCGATGTCACAATTTGTTTCAGATAAATCGATATAGTAAAAGTAAGTTGGAAATGGAGAAGTTTATGTTTCAATACGTTTATGAAAATAGTGATTTTCATAGGTTAGTGTTGTGAAATTCAGTTGTGTATAATCTCATAATTGATTATACTTAACATAAAAGCTACTCTCTCTAATCTttatcagaattgattttgagaaccGAATCGACTCTCAAACATCTATATAAtcattcaaaattgattttacctGCTCATAGTTGATTATGAGATTCCATGATCGGAACCAACCACACATAATATTTATGAGTTTCAAAATTGATACCAATGAAATAAAAGTTGTTCCAAACAATTATAGTGCATGTTTAGATACACGGGAAAAATACGTAAGACTAATGATTTTGGTTTCActtatttttttcacaaatagttgataataaaatatataaagtgTTGATGATAATTCATGATATAGGGTTGTACCTTAACGTATATGTCAATGCATATATCCAGGCAATCATTGTTGGCAAGAATGTTTGAAATTCGTCTCAAGACTTCAATTTCCAGTTCTGATCCCAAATCACATGCAACCTTAACAACCTCAGTGCCATTGCCAACATGTTCTTGTGACATGTCTCCTAGCTTCCTATGCTTCATCTTCAGCAACAGAGCCTCAAACTCATCTTGCATGTGAACCAAAGCCTGATCAAGCAAACCCTCAAACCTCATCTCATCCACCTCAGTCTCATAAAGCGCCTTGAGAGTAACCAGCGCCTCTCTCAGCCTCTGCGTTCTGTATGAATCTGCAGCTTTTGTTCTGCTTATGAACTCCACCACCTCTTGAAGCTTCTGAATCACCGGCTCAACGTCTCGGCATATCGCGTTAATCGCCTCGTTTAACCGATCAACGCAATCCATGTAATCTAGAAGCTTGTGGAGCCTTTTCTGATGTGTGTTCTCTTCTGAGAGTTTTGTTGAGAGATCAAGGAGGTCATTTTGGAGTGACTCTGCAAGCTTGAAAGTTTGAAGCAGTGCAAGAGCAGGGGAAATTGCTCTGTGTATTCTTGTGTCGAGTGCTTTTCTCGACATGGCTAAGGATTGTAGAGGGGCGATCTTTCTGGATGCTGATGAGAGTGTTCCTTGTAAAAGATCATGCCTTGTTTCCATGGTTTCCAAGTTTTGTTCCATTTTTTCTGAGGATTGGAGGAGGGATCTCATGTCAGAACATGCTGATTCGAGCTTGATGAGTGTGTCTGCAGCAtcttcttgttgttgttctgGGTTGGGGGAGAACAATTGCAATgccattgttgttgttggtttggTTTGAGAGTGATCGAGGTTTTGGAAAAGGAATGTATAAGAAGAGGGTGAAGGTGAGAGAGACAATGAAAGGGGAGTGTTGTTTTGGTGGCAGAAAAAGACGTGGATTGCTCGATGTGAACAAGGCAACAAATGGCGTTTAATTGTGGGAAACAAACAAAACGACAACTGGGCTGCTTTGAATATGCAACGAAGCCGGTGTCCTATGAAAAATTACAACCAATACAATATGAATAATGATATTTTCATATCATGATCCAACTATATAattgttgtgttttgttgtgttgtGAGGGTATTTTACATTGAGCGATAAGTAATTGGTGGTTGGTTAAAATTGTACATGTTTGATTTTTCATAAGATTTTGAATTTAAGTCTTATGAATGAAAACACTTTGTTATAAATGTTGGCCACATACATATGTGAATGTTTATGACTTAAACAAAATTGCTTTATTTAGAGAACTATCTTAGGTGCATGCTTGGGTGCCCATAAATTCATGTGAATGTAGGCTACAGGAGTGAGGTGTACCAATAATGCATAAACACTTAATATACAAGTGCTGACTAGATTTTTTTACACTATTTACATTATGAACCCAACTGAATTTTAACTTACTAAATATGCCCTcacattttttaataattattgaaGAAAAACTAATAACATTGAATACCAAAAGATAGCATGGAAAAGGGAGTGGAGAAATATTCCATCAACAAAATGAACAAAGTTTCAGATACACAAATTTGATCATTACTTTTGATCATAAATCCCACTGTATATCTCTTCTGCGGATTCGTTGATAAACCCATATCAAAATTGACTCAATTCAGTCTCCTCCTCCTACCCGAAGAACCCTGGTCTTCAAAAATCCAGAAGAACTTAGATCTTCAAACTCAGAAATCATTGTGAATTTCATCTTCTCCATCCCCtttaatcttcttcatcatcatcctttGTGCTTCATTTTGATTTGCATCATTCTCCTTCTGCTTCATCATCTAATCCTCTTTCCCTTTTCTCTTAGAAATCAAAATTACCTTCAACTCAAAATCACAAcacctatttttttttctcgtaCATTCTCTAGCAAGACCAAAACCCAATTTCTCAAAACCATAAATAAACCTATATAATACCAGAAAGCTTTTTTTTTcacaacaaaacaaaattattatttGAAAGATGGAGAACAAAGTTTGAGAACAATTTACAACAGATCAGAAAAATGGAGAAATTAAGATCTAGCTACCCACAAAAACGGACGAAGTCTGATACCTTACtaatgtaacaataaaaaaaccaCAAATGTAGATATAGCTACCCAGATCAGAATTCTGCACCAAGGGAATAAGTACGTAAAACATAGTCATTCCCAGATCTCCAACCCCAATAAATCATCAACAGCAACCCCCAAACCACCTCCAGATCCTTCCCTTTTTGacctaattttttaatttttactttttcgTCATCTCCTTCCTCTCCCAAACAGCAGTCGCCTCCACTGCCTCCCTAGTgcagccgccgccgccgccgctcaACCACCGTTGTCGCGCCCTCCTTTGCGCCGCCACCGTGCCCTGCCGCGTCCTCAGCGACCACGCCCGCGTCGTCGTGCTTGGGTGTCCCTTCAAGGCCGCACCGTCGCTGACTTAACCCGCGCCGCCGACCAACCGACCGCCATCCTCAACCTGCCAGAGGCCAGGAGCCACCCACACTCTCCCTCCTTTCCAAGCAAAGCAGATCTACAAAGCCAACCAGTGTTCGGTGGCCAGAGTTCGAAGGAAGGTGTTGGGAGGAGAAGAGGGTGGAAGAGGCATGCAAGTGAAGGTTATGGGGTAAATTTAGAATTATGATAAACCTACAGGTTGATTTAGAGTTTTAAGAAGTCCACAAAATTATGAATAATAAATCCAAGTGTAATTTTCCTACTGGTACATGTCACTCCTGTACTTAACCCAGAATTATTTTGCTTGTACCAGAGGAAATGCCACTATCTTATTTATATctgaggaaaaaaaaacattgagtgaggtgtgaatatattttttatacgaCCTCATTGCACAAAGACTAAACCACATTAGTGGTAATGTGGTGGTAATGTGGTTTCATTCTAAAAGAGTGACTTACCATTGTTCAATTGTTTGATAACCATATGAAATATTACTAAATAAATTAACGGTGTTGATTCACTCAATGTTAAAGATTCATTTACCCTGAATCCCTAATATACccatttttgtatttttttgccattttttcttccTCCTCGATAGTTACAGTTGCACGTCATGTCTAGATCTCCCCACCACCGCACCTCTAACTGTCCCTAGCACTATCATCTTTGAAATGCTAATCTCTTGTAATATCTCGATATGACGATTGGTCTCACAGTAATAACACAAGTCTTTCGAGCATGTattgtcattcactcatcactcATGTGTTTCTTAAGAAAACTTCCAAGAAAGTCACTCATCCCAATACTGCTATAAGACAAGCACATTTTCTTGGGAAGATTTtatttcttactcacacttgaagtCTCaaccagtgttatcagactcggaccggtgatcgactcggtcgagatACTAGGttaatgagtcaatggttcaaccactgggtcattggttcgattgcttgactcggtttatattaaaaaattataataatttaaaatataaccttagtatatcatatatataaaatagtaTGCATTCTTCTTAACAAGAAGCAAAGTAGTGTAGTGGCAATTTGGATTAGCTTTCCTCCTTTTAGGTCatgtgttcaagtcctagctatgacaatttttttaaataactctcaattgaataccatttgaccaaataattaacattgaatgtaaattaattacagtttgaacattaaaaacagttttgacaaaaaaaaggcaaaaactgaaaaaaaaaaaaaaaaaaaaaacggacCGGTCCACTAAAACCGGCCGAGTCGCCGGTTTATTCCCTGAACAGGCCGGTCCAAACCGGTTCATACCGGTTGATTTGCATGGCCGATCCATTTAATGGCTCGGACCGGTCaagggtccggttcccggttcaaccggtcgaaccggccggtccggtccgagttttataacactgGTCTCAACAATATTTTTTCACAAGCTTTCTTTTCAATTCtatattttcacatatttttctttttatatgttCTTTCTTTCCGATCAATcactaattatattttaatttatctctcTTCTACTTATGTGTCTCTTTAATTAAAGATGTAGTTCGGGTGTATGTAATTCAGGTGTATATCAAttatttttcagaaaataaTTGATTCACAGCTTAAGTTCACCATTAACATTGAGAGAGGTAAAAGCATAAAAGAGCGTGAAAGTATAAAAGTTGGCAATCTATAACTACTACAAAGGGATAACATTTGGCCACTATTCACATTAGGGTTTTGCATAAATGTTGCGGAGGTGCAC is a window of Lotus japonicus ecotype B-129 chromosome 5, LjGifu_v1.2 DNA encoding:
- the LOC130716631 gene encoding exocyst complex component EXO70I-like; this encodes MALQLFSPNPEQQQEDAADTLIKLESACSDMRSLLQSSEKMEQNLETMETRHDLLQGTLSSASRKIAPLQSLAMSRKALDTRIHRAISPALALLQTFKLAESLQNDLLDLSTKLSEENTHQKRLHKLLDYMDCVDRLNEAINAICRDVEPVIQKLQEVVEFISRTKAADSYRTQRLREALVTLKALYETEVDEMRFEGLLDQALVHMQDEFEALLLKMKHRKLGDMSQEHVGNGTEVVKVACDLGSELEIEVLRRISNILANNDCLDICIDIYVKGRYRRAAKALMKLSPDYLRTYTPEGIDEMEWESLETAITLWIQHLGVAANKVLLSEKKLCERVLGETMEGLVWPECFVKISDKIMAVFFRFGEGVARSSKEPQKLFKLLDMFESMQKLKPQIMEIFDGEAGVDICTRFRELEKLIVDASSKVFWEFGLQIEGNSEGLPPPQDGSIPKLVRYVVNYLKYLATANYRATMAEVLGTEQIWKTGVFAKPEEDDEGLLKHAISNVMEALQRTIDSKRSVCRDKILINIFMMNTYWYMYMRTKNTELGELLGEDYMKGGYKAVAEESAYLYQKQAWGVLVRILDAEDLREQGKGSIGRLVEQKIETFFKCLDDICERHRVIYSIPDADLREQMREATMKLVVSAYAEFLESYSGLLQRKVYPSPERVQGMLRRAFDGGDGKLKRRNTTPNDRNGGHNSMEGDNRWSR